The following coding sequences lie in one Fusarium poae strain DAOMC 252244 chromosome 1, whole genome shotgun sequence genomic window:
- a CDS encoding hypothetical protein (TransMembrane:2 (o35-56i77-95o)): MAGDKIPTVQSLEKPEKLEDILRQDRGDDCLPCKIVGSGAFFGLGAYSYFSGMSQLEKQKDMILRSKSPFGMRSRKLGITSISLALVWMGLWRALK; this comes from the exons ATGGCTGGTGACAAGATTCCTACAGTCCAGTCTCTGGAGAAGCCAGAAAAGCTCGAGGATATTCTACGCCAGGACCGAGGCGATGACTGTCTGCCCTGCAAAATTGTTG GTAGTGGCGCTTTTTTTGGTCTCGGAGCCTACAGTTATTTCTCTGGCATGTCACAGCTTGAGAAACAAAAAGATATGATTCTACGAAGCAAGTCGCCTTTTGGTATGCGAAGTCGCAAGCTCGGTATCACCTCTATATCGCTGGCTCTTGTGTGGATGGGGCTCTGGAGGGCACTTAAATGA
- a CDS encoding hypothetical protein (BUSCO:45504at5125), translated as MSTAIPSIACLGVIGRNNNPLHISIFPSLDPGTNTFAPIRTPLQFSLLLSSTIDVFDLRAKNNAVSGVGLSGDFGLLHAVDDRLAAYGFETNTGVRMVCVVDMRGRRVDGNTPVATSRGAAAGLRDAELKPVFRAMQHAYVKLLQNPFYDPDEHAPLGGRGGKKITSRKFTEDMKRIGEGWTPGVTSL; from the exons ATGTCCACCGCGATACCTTCGATCGCCTGCCTAGGCGTTATCGGTCGAAAC AACAACCCACTCCATATCTCTATCTTCCCCTCGCTCGATCCAGGGACAAACACATTCGCCCCAATCCGTACGCCTCTCCAGTTTTCGCTCCTCTTGTCTTCTACCATCGATGTCTTCGACCTCCGCGCAAAGAACAACGCTGTTTCGGGCGTAGGCCTCTCGGGTGATTTTGGCCTGCTGCACGCCGTCGACGACCGCCTCGCTGCCTACGGATTCGAAACCAACACAGGCGTTCGCATGGTTTGTGTCGTCGACATGCGCGGTCGCCGTGTAGACGGCAACACTCCCGTAGCTACGAGTAGGGGCGCTGCTGCGGGTCTGCGCGATGCCGAGTTGAAGCCCGTCTTCCGCGCCATGCAGCATGCGTACGTCAAGTTGCTGCAGAACCCGTTTTATGACCCGGATGAGCATGCGCCATTAGGTGGGAGAGGGGGTAAAAAGATTACGAGTCGCAAGTTTACCGAGGATATGAAGAGAATAGGGGAAGGCTGGACGCCAGGCGTGACAAGCCTCTGA
- a CDS encoding hypothetical protein (BUSCO:9303at5125) — MRRFSTAVTITDPLVKYQTHVAAGLYAPDPSQHRLARHLHKIYLRIKDYSPHIEYRQRLKQVARLTEARPKDDSEEDGNILALRNHSIWRNPLFKHLLATPEGKESLAMTRVLANHESAIEIDSPKGLFLSGEVGTGKSMLLDLLADGLPTERKRRWHFNTFMLYTISQLEHHRKTSPGVEEGENDYSILWMAKKLVDESPILFLDEFQLPDKAASKILSHLFIAFFQLGGVLIASSNRMPEELQNAIGVDYTPAPTRGLIRRFFGGAVRARGELYGSTSDFANFLEVLKARCDFWQMEGARDWRRREETDSPLVMAGNSAEGETVVEEAVTRDKSEGTVKKPINYYLAKDEHDAWMERVRTAITWADPESLPWEPSTVVVYGRKVHTPRHYNGYVFWDFDKIVETFGPADYITMASTYHTFIIDNVPVLTHATKNEARRFITLLDALYEARCKLILRAQNPPDTLFFPKKRGSSTGKPRNPNEPDDLISETIAEVYQDQMSPFRPNVAYYDTKSSTASYDPDQDSDFGIQTKPLDFANRSAFTGEDERFAYKRAISRLWELCSAQWHARTGDWWQPLPLEARHWEGGMVTQAVQHQIGASRLSKDEGMGQSFEVDEMAGLSKWRIEDLKNNQVKASKT; from the coding sequence ATGAGACGATTCTCAACAGCAGTAACTATAACAGATCCTTTGGTCAAGTATCAAACCCACGTCGCCGCTGGTCTTTATGCTCCAGACCCATCTCAGCATAGACTTGCCAGGCACTTACACAAGATATATCTCCGCATCAAGGACTACTCTCCACATATCGAATACCGTCAACGCTTGAAACAAGTTGCCCGCTTGACGGAGGCAAGGCCCAAAGACGATTCAGAAGAAGATGGGAATATTCTTGCATTGCGCAACCATTCGATATGGAGGAACCCACTCTTCAAACATCTCCTCGCAACACCTGAAGGAAAGGAGAGTCTCGCTATGACACGGGTACTTGCGAACCACGAGTCAGCAATTGAGATAGATTCACCCAAAGGTCTGTTTCTATCAGGTGAAGTAGGTACTGGGAAGTCCATGCTGCTCGATTTACTCGCAGATGGCTTGCCAACTGAGCGGAAGCGGAGATGGCATTTCAACACCTTTATGCTTTATACTATTTCCCAGCTCGAGCATCATCGAAAGACCAGCCCAGGTGTTGAGGAGGGTGAAAATGACTATTCTATCCTGTGGATGGCTAAGAAGCTGGTTGACGAGTCTCCGATCCTGTTCCTTGACGAATTCCAGTTGCCAGATAAAGCGGCTAGCAAAATTCTCAGCCATCTTTTCATTGCTTTCTTTCAGCTCGGCGGTGTTCTTATTGCTTCTTCGAACCGGATGCCCGAGGAGCTCCAGAATGCAATTGGTGTGGACTATACGCCCGCACCGACAAGAGGCTTGATCCGCAGGTTTTTTGGTGGTGCAGTACGTGCCCGAGGTGAACTTTACGGTTCAACCAGCGATTTTGCCAACTTTCTCGAAGTATTAAAGGCTAGATGCGATTTTTGGCAGATGGAAGGAGCCAGGGATtggcgaagaagagaagagaccGACAGCCCACTCGTTATGGCTGGGAACTCTGCCGAAGGCGAAACAGTGGTGGAAGAAGCCGTCACTCGCGACAAATCAGAAGGAACTGTTAAGAAGCCGATCAACTATTACTTGGCAAAAGATGAACATGATGCATGGATGGAGCGAGTAAGGACTGCAATTACATGGGCAGACCCCGAATCACTGCCATGGGAGCCCTCAACTGTCGTAGTGTATGGCCGAAAGGTTCACACTCCTCGGCACTACAATGGTTACGTGTTCTGGGACTTTGACAAGATAGTCGAGACTTTCGGACCCGCTGACTATATCACAATGGCCTCTACCTACCACACATTTATTATCGACAACGTTCCTGTTCTGACACATGCGACAAAGAACGAAGCGCGACGCTTTATTACGCTGTTAGATGCTCTATACGAAGCTCGCTGCAAGCTCATTCTCCGGGCCCAGAACCCTCCCGATACACTTTTCTTCCCTAAGAAGAGAGGCTCTTCGACTGGAAAGCCAAGGAATCCAAATGAGCCCGACGACCTCATTTCAGAAACAATTGCCGAAGTATACCAAGACCAAATGTCTCCATTCCGACCCAACGTGGCATACTACGATACAAAGTCAAGCACTGCATCTTATGATCCGGACCAGGACTCGGACTTTGGCATACAGACCAAGCCCCTTGACTTTGCGAATAGAAGCGCATTTACCGGTGAAGATGAGAGGTTCGCGTACAAGAGAGCAATCTCTCGACTATGGGAACTTTGCAGCGCGCAGTGGCATGCCAGAACAGGAGATTGGTGGCAACCGCTGCCCCTCGAGGCACGGCACTGGGAGGGAGGCAtggtgacgcaggctgtTCAACATCAAATCGGTGCAAGTAGGTTGAGTAAAGATGAAGGGATGGGTCAGAGTTTTGAAGTCGATGAGATGGCTGGACTGTCAAAGTGGAGGATTGAGGATCTGAAGAATAACCAAGTCAAAGCCAGTAAAACataa
- a CDS encoding hypothetical protein (BUSCO:1438at5125): MFSPTVAQGGPATATRSRRRQRPVSSERTTQQPKAKRQRLPLTEQTFVNPDNQQEMVEVKTDAKIATLPTKTKSKNIGPPEPPSPVLRKELNVRVKKAKHGDRAANKGDGSLVLTSTNAYTVSKLPALPDRIRSDWSAYQTADIFSTGYALSLTQTHALVWPYTSTSQSPETFTFSLPSTTRPNEPLPVGCLVSPSASSAEPGLVVVMGGSGKVVYWESIASAATFVFMKKDRTGVEYAISGMHSGEKVVAITNAESAGFILTFNSGRLAYMNVRDSQGRPSISVQFLRNNLSPPTGGIFGSIRHAFQHLSLKGDIAAVRADRSARAGERNIVALTGKGRLNAWRVHRGGHNEIIGDADVREEIIAALQETDPVSQEYPEDSFEAVDFTYVPKGLESKYLELSRLSDAMATDDSSVQHLLVLVSFTLRSTSRYALVEAILTPRDCQIGMIRPITSYSAPFSSSQLSETPRPRLYLPRPALVAFVIFDRATVIASIAVPPQSPESQLQIDSHILPAAFEDVIDFREDDVHEIIGSGFEEIASASNHEENRLHRPKTKNPAVVLMVRGAGAVRIVTTDVDKFASDQPPKVSAKSKIEQAVFFGVKQDNPLIFDGRQDIKFADEEIAEAALEISHEILSSSTPFISTLPASLEDNLRARSNALERLITQLRIMGADLNRKTRWSLLYDAEKMHVATLLWKKHEGFTAARPANDKKSLVGTIVEFIHQGQKHNPVAEIGEVDRVRHWFINDVFRLELFVAWAYEVIKTLYKDNLLDDAKVNVMIYEAIQVYNCTYTASHDFRKNSLSSYGLGFEELRLGILRDGYDDLPEPWTGSQYVANNAKRLVDLSDQWVLKNHDAGESNKATNQPDPKVVSKIFEELPTLIDGMLTSVLEYARWSDKQTDQKVMSQQFAKVYATDRFEKPLALARSGKWEEGASIAEKHECLRALSVILLDHIQILEDRLGEPGLSLVEAQNLKRLRDSKKTKLQSSFSTYGQAFAFPAYEFLLQKHGVEDVLEFDLDNHGFKTQFLRSKPELARISWINDVQQEKDVGHSADTLIDLALKKEQQVWNKKIELSLGKLALMAELEEKDINAGGLKVNADEVRAEEKLKQVDRELVAIKIQDQLYHQVLPSTYDAVDDAAALNFAMEVHSMNIPRRQKAQHQIFEDGMKRLLQHEALDAMTLIDLLTLIYLKPESRAEIANPFWLALLVAENSCHPDEVKEAKRMIWRRLFIRDDWSRINDTQLKDDREVVERLEDTELYSMLTDCISFQDTREPFRPQSPNEALGAFTDNLDRRFRDFEASFRTKLIEVMKHEDKLLHQFVEKNRLSQWVHTTFEAVRAELDRTLDTATKNTSAVDTDKVMAGSIFDTDMSVDASPVGRF, encoded by the exons ATGTTTTCCCCAACCGTCGCTCAAGGCGGCCCAGCGACAGCGACTCGCTCACGCCGTCGTCAGCGCCCTGTGAGCTCCGAACGCACTACTCAGCAACCGAAAGCCAAGAGACAGAGGCTGCCTCTGACGGAGCAAACCTTTGTCAATCCGGATAACCAACAGGAGATGGTCGAGGTCAAGACTGATGCCAAGATCGCGACTCTACCCACCAAAACCAAGAGTAAAAACATCGGGCCGCCAGAACCTCCAAGCCCGGTTTTGCGCAAGGAGTTGAACGTTCGTGTAAAAAAGGCGAAGCACGGCGACCGTGCCGCTAATAAAGGCGATGGAAGTCTTGTGTTG ACAAGCACCAACGCATACACAGTTAGCAAACTGCCAGCCTTGCCTGACAGAATCCGCTCCGACTGGTCAG CTTACCAAACCGCCGACATCTTCTCTACGGGCTATGCCCTCTCTCTAACCCAAACACACGCCCTCGTCTGGCCCTACACATCCACGTCGCAATCCCCCGAGACCTTTACTTTCAGCCTCCCATCAACTACCAGACCAAACGAACCTCTCCCTGTAGGATGCCTCGTCTCACCATCCGCATCATCTGCAGAGCCTGGCTTGGTTGTGGTTATGGGAGGCAGTGGGAAGGTTGTATACTGGGAATCTATTGCAAGCGCGGCCACGTTTGTTTTCATGAAGAAGGACCGTACAGGCGTCGAGTACGCCATCTCAGGAATGCATTCCGGGGAGAAAGTCGTGGCAATTACCAACGCTGAATCTGCCGGGTTCATACTCACCTTTAACTCAGGGCGCCTTGCGTACATGAACGTGCGCGATAGCCAAGGTCGACCTTCCATCTCAGTTCAGTTCTTGCGCAACAACTTGTCACCCCCTACTGGTGGCATATTTGGCAGTATTCgacacgcctttcagcacttATCTCTCAAAGGAGACATTGCCGCCGTCCGAGCAGATAGGTCTGCACGAGCAGGCGAGAGGAACATTGTTGCTCTTACCGGCAAAGGGCGACTTAACGCCTGGAGGGTTCATCGTGGAGGCCATAACGAGATTATCGGTGATGCAGATGTACGCGAGGAAATCATTGCTGCCTTGCAGGAGACCGACCCTGTATCTCAAGAGTATCCCGAGGATTCCTTCGAAGCAGTTGACTTTACTTATGTCCCCAAAGGCTTGGAGTCAAAGTACCTTGAGTTGAGTAGGCTGAGTGATGCGATGGCCACCGATGATTCGTCAGTGCAACACCTCTTGGTTCTCGTCAGCTTCACCCTGCGAAGCACTTCTCGCTACGCCTTGGTCGAGGCTATTCTAACCCCTAGGGACTGTCAAATTGGCATGATCCGTCCCATAACCTCATATAGTGCGCCATTTTCATCATCTCAACTTTCCGAAACTCCACGACCACGCCTATATCTTCCTCGACCCGCCCTTGTTGCTTTTGTCATTTTCGATCGCGCAACTGTCATTGCATCTATCGCTGTCCCGCCCCAATCCCCCGAATCCCAGCTTCAAATCGACAGTCACATACTACCTGCCGCTTTTGAAGATGTCATCGACTTCCGAGAAGATGACGTACACGAAATCATTGGTTCTGGATTTGAAGAAATAGCATCGGCCTCTAACCACGAGGAGAATCGACTGCATCGACCCAAGACGAAGAACCCCGCTGTTGTTCTCATGGTGAGGGGAGCCGGCGCGGTGCGCATTGTGACAACCGACGTGGACAAATTTGCTAGTGACCAACCACCAAAGGTTTCCGCAAAGAGCAAGATTGAGCAGGCAGTCTTCTTCGGCGTGAAGCAAGACAACCCCCTGATTTTTGACGGTCGACAAGACATAAAGTTTGCTGATGAAGAAATCGCCGAAGCTGCTCTTGAAATCAGTCATGAGATCTTAAGTTCGAGCACCCCCTTTATATCAACCCTTCCGGCTTCATTGGAAGATAACCTGCGAGCTCGATCAAATGCGCTTGAAAGGTTAATTACTCAGCTCAGAATTATGGGAGCAGATCTCAACCGCAAGACACGCTGGAGCCTGCTGTACGATGCCGAGAAAATGCATGTAGCTACTTTGCTTTGGAAGAAACATGAGGGTTTCACCGCTGCACGACCGGCAAATGACAAGAAGAGCCTTGTCGGCACGATTGTTGAATTCATCCATCAAGGTCAGAAGCACAACCCCGTCGCCGAGATTGGCGAGGTTGATCGCGTTCGTCACTGGTTCATCAACGACGTCTTCCGCTTGGAACTTTTCGTTGCTTGGGCGTACGAAGTCATCAAAACCTTGTACAAGGACAATCTACTTGATGACGCCAAGGTCAATGTCATGATTTACGAAGCCATTCAAGTCTACAACTGCACATACACAGCATCCCATGATTTCCGAAAGAACAGTCTTAGCTCTTACGGCCTTGGATTCGAAGAGCTTCGCCTAGGCATCCTCCGCGACGGATACGATGACCTTCCTGAGCCCTGGACTGGCTCTCAGTACGTCGCCAACAACGCCAAACGGCTCGTCGACCTCTCCGACCAGTGGGTCCTGAAGAACCACGACGCTGGAGAATCGAACAAGGCAACAAACCAGCCGGATCCTAAGGTTGTTTCCAAGATTTTCGAGGAGCTCCCTACTCTCATTGATGGCATGCTCACTTCGGTTCTGGAGTACGCTCGCTGGTCAGATAAACAAACCGACCAGAAGGTCATGTCGCAGCAATTCGCAAAGGTGTATGCAACTGATCGCTTCGAGAAGCCTCTTGCGTTGGCACGTTCCGGAAAGTGGGAGGAAGGCGCCTCGATTGCCGAGAAACACGAGTGCCTTCGTGCTCTTTCTGTTATCCTGCTTGATCACATTCAGATCCTCGAAGATCGCCTTGGCGAGCCAGGACTTTCCCTGGTGGAAGCGCAGAATCTAAAGCGGCTTAGGGATAGTAAGAAAACTAAGCTGCAGAGTAGCTTTTCTACTTATGGCCAGGCCTTCGCGTTCCCGGCCTATGAGTTCCTGCTTCAGAAACACGGAGTCGAGGACGTATTGGAGTTCGACCTCGATAACCACGGCTTCAAAACCCAGTTCCTCCGTAGCAAGCCTGAACTGGCGCGGATATCGTGGATCAATGATGTGCAACAGGAGAAGGACGTCGGCCATAGTGCCGATACACTTATCGATCTAGCGCTTAAGAAAGAGCAACAAGTCTGGAACAAGAAGATCGAGTTGAGTCTAGGCAAACTTGCTCTTATGGCCGAGCTTGAGGAGAAGGATATCAATGCAGGTGGTCTCAAAGTCAACGCTGATGAAGTCCGTGCCGAGGAAAAGTTGAAGCAGGTCGATAGAGAGTTGGTTGCGATTAAGATCCAGGATCAACTATATCACCAAGTTCTTCCCAGCACGTATGATGCCGTGGACGATGCTGCCGCGCTCAACTTTGCCATGGAGGTTCACAGCATGAACATTCCTCGCCGCCAAAAAGCCCAACACCAGATTTTTGAAGATGGCATGAAGCGTCTCCTGCAACATGAAGCTTTGGATGCTATGACACTGATCGACCTTCTTACTTTGATTTATCTGAAACCCGAGTCACGGGCCGAAATCGCCAATCCTTTCTGGCTGGCTCTTCTCGTTGCTGAAAATAGCTGCCATCCCGATGAAGTTAAGGAAGCCAAGCGGATGATTTGGAGGAGGCTCTTTATTCGTGATGATTGGTCACGCATTAACGACACTCAACTCAAGGATGACCGTGAGGTAGTCGAGAGGTTGGAAGATACGGAACTATACTCTATGTTGACAGACTGCATTAGCTTTC AAGATACACGGGAACCTTTCCGGCCTCAATCACCCAACGAGGCCTTAGGTGCCTTTACCGATAACCTTGACCGTCGGTTCCGCGACTTCGAGGCATCATTCCGCACAAAGCTGATCGAGGTCATGAAGCACGAGGACAAGCTTCTTCATCAGTTCGTCGAGAAGAACCGCCTTAGCCAATGGGTACACACCACCTTTGAGGCCGTACGAGCAGAACTAGACAGGACTTTAGACACTGCGACCAAAAACACGAGCGCTGTTGACACAGATAAAGTTATGGCCGGCTCGATATTTGACACCGACATGTCGGTGGACGCGAGTCCTGTTGGACGATTTTAG
- a CDS encoding hypothetical protein (BUSCO:47539at5125), translating to MEGEAPTERKSRKSVAFTDEQVVVDADGSVTMVNATEEPKDSAQSHTPPAEDLPPAEDGGLDLSLMKKKKKKSKKVEDDADAAPADDAAPAEDGGLDLTLKKKKKKPKAAKDDDFTKQLEKLELQEGAEEAEEDPQEQEGDMHEGTGIWAHDETKTIGYTMLLSRFFSELTQRNPDHVMTGTKSYKIPPPQCMREGNRKTVFANIADICKRMKRTEEHVTAYLFAELGTSGSVDGSRRLVIKGRFQQKQIENVVRKYIIEYVTCKTCKSPDTELNKGENRLYFITCNNCASRRSVTAIKTGFSAQVGKRRKMQG from the exons ATGGAAGGCGAG GCACCGACCGAACGTAAATCTCGCAAATCCGTTGCTTTCACCGACGAACAGGTCGTAGTAGACGCTGACGGTTCCGTTACCATGGTTAACGCTACCGAAGAACCCAAGGATTCGGCTCAGTCCCACACGCCTC CTGCTGAGGATCTCCCCCCAGCTGAGGATGGTGGCCTTGACCTTTCTCttatgaagaagaagaagaagaagtcaaaGAAGGTCGAGGATGATGCCGACGCCGCCCCCGCCGACGATGCTGCCCCGGCCGAAGATGGAGGTCTCGACCTgaccttgaagaagaagaagaagaagcccaagGCTGCCAAGGATGACGATTTCACCAagcagcttgagaagcttgagTTGCAGGAGGGCGCTgaggaggccgaggaggatcCTCAGGAGCAGGAGGGTGACATGCACGAGGGAACTGGTATCTGGGCTCACGACGAAACCAAGACCATTGGCTACACCATGCTCCTTTCTCGATTCTTCAGCGAGCTCACCCAGAGGAACCCCGATCACGTTATGACCGGAACAAAGAGCTACAAGATCCCCCCACCTCAGTGTATGCGAGAAGGCAACCGAAAAACTGTTTTCGCCAACATTGCCGATATCTGCAAGCGCATGAAGAGAACCGAGGAGCACGTCACTGCTTATCTGTTTGCTGAGTTGGGTACCAGCGGTTCCGTCGACGGTAGCCGAAGACTGGTTATCAAGGGTCGTTTCCAACAGAAGCAGATCGAGAACGTTGTCCGAAAATACATCA TCGAGTACGTCACTTGCAAGACCTGCAAATCTCCCGATACCGAGCTCAACAAGGGTGAGAACCGTCTGTACTTCATCACTTGCAACAACTGTGCCTCTCGACGAAGTGTCACTGCTATCAAGACTGGTTTCTCCGCCCAAGTCGGCAAGCGAAGAAAGATGCAAGGTTAA
- a CDS encoding hypothetical protein (TransMembrane:1 (o53-70i)~BUSCO:59762at5125) produces the protein MAADSSLVDLHDASMSDDKDDLDSLPSISTDDIYSDVSDSDAQAEWERSLEQLQLILTMMIVPWMGKYFGRKFAYWSWSRYMEWAHNVDVRLTDKKAFKAAGVVETAATL, from the exons ATGGCTGCCGACTCTTCCCTCGTCGACCTCCATGATGCGTCCATGTCCGACGACAAGGACGACCTCGACTCTCTTCCCTCCATATCAACCGACGACATTTACTCCGATGTTTCCGACTCTGATGCACAGGCCGAGTGGGAACGAAGTCTGGAGCAGCTTCAATTGATATTGACTATGATGATCGTTCCCTGGATGGGTAAATACTTTGGACGCAAATTTGCCTACTGGA GTTGGTCGCGATATATGGAGTGGGCACATAACGTCGATGTTCGATTAACGGATAAGAAAGCATTTAAGGCGGCAGGTGTTGTTGAGACCGCGGCAACATTATAG
- a CDS encoding hypothetical protein (TransMembrane:3 (n14-25c30/31o46-69i76-95o134-152i)~BUSCO:53802at5125) — MRYNLIQMILRGTGLLMTLLLTALIGSVISSNIDAIGSATAAVNFIMFVAILCWIVCIIGLLSFFVSALDKPLLQLPLDAIAVLFTFIGAIVLAAKLRVVSCGEINPKALPTDWIAWGSASDEGRCRRLQASTVFIWFLFACVSGSLCLTIRNARNTYGSLRSAASRPSMSQISSSV; from the coding sequence ATGCGCTACAATCTTATACAGATGATCCTGCGAGGCACAGGGCTATTGATGACCCTCCTCCTAACAGCACTTATTGGCAGTGTTATTTCATCAAACATCGACGCTATAGGTTCCGCAACTGCTGCTGTCAACTTTATCATGTTTGTTGCAATCCTATGTTGGATCGTTTGCATCATTGGCCTCCTTAGCTTCTTCGTTTCTGCTCTCGACAAACCGCTTCTGCAACTCCCACTCGATGCCATCGCTGTtctttttacctttattGGAGCTATTGTCCTTGCTGCCAAGCTGCGCGTCGTCAGTTGTGGAGAGATAAACCCCAAGGCATTGCCGACGGACTGGATTGCATGGGGATCGGCGAGTGATGAGGGCCGATGCCGCCGACTACAAGCAAGCACGGTTTTCATATGGTTTCTGTTTGCTTGCGTATCTGGAAGTCTATGTTTGACCATTCGAAATGCCCGCAACACCTATGGCTCTCTCCGAAGCGCCGCTTCAAGACCATCCATGTCACAGATTTCGTCCAGTGTATGA
- a CDS encoding hypothetical protein (BUSCO:58354at5125), with protein sequence MSVAPQEFQSQPYYYLPYRPVSSHRQPQQQDISYFTFTNLTHSPTLDSTTTAAMAATAAANARSQQDASVAQALEIARESPDGSSDPTISKILEGALARIWSKVTAHPDSYVMTKDEFAVFNFFQHRFTGNKMALGARKRFWDNTHA encoded by the coding sequence ATGTCCGTCGCTCCCCAAGAATTTCAATCACAGCCCTACTACTATCTTCCCTACCGTCCTGTCTCTTCCCATCGccaacctcaacaacaagaTATTTCCTACTTCACCTTCACCAACCTTACCCACTCACCAACTCTTGATTCTACAACTACCGCCGCAATGGCCGCAACCGCCGCTGCTAATGCACGATCTCAACAAGACGCCAGTGTTGCACAGGCCCTGGAGATCGCCCGCGAGAGTCCTGATGGTTCATCAGACCCTACCATCAGCAAGATACTAGAAGGTGCGCTGGCACGAATCTGGAGCAAAGTCACAGCGCATCCCGACTCGTATGTCATGACAAAAGACGAGTTTGCTgtcttcaacttcttccagCACCGATTTACCGGCAACAAGATGGCTCTCGGCGCTCGCAAGCGATTCTGGGATAACACCCACGCTTGA